The proteins below are encoded in one region of Pontibacter deserti:
- a CDS encoding isoaspartyl peptidase/L-asparaginase family protein has translation MQTLTPDELWLHSTVKYDELYQKLMQMGNFSIAIHGGAGTITPSSMTPALEVKYKTALNKALEIGSKILADGGTALDAVQKTVEDLEDTPLFNAGKGSVFTKHGKHEMDAAIMCGKTLQAGAVAGVYSLKNPVSLARAILEYSDHVFMSGYGAEEFARKQHLVFEPEEYFFDALRYKQWSEVRDSDMFMLDHTAGDEKFGTVGAVALDQHGNVAAATSTGGMTNKNYNRIGDTPVIGAGTYANNYTCAISCTGHGEFFLRAVVAYDVSCLMEYKGYTLQQACDKVVMDKLVKLGGEGGLIAVDNAGNVAMPFNSAGMYRACKINNLEPLVAIYREEVAVASQKL, from the coding sequence TTGCAAACTTTAACCCCGGATGAACTGTGGCTGCATAGCACCGTAAAGTATGATGAGTTGTACCAAAAATTAATGCAAATGGGTAATTTCTCTATTGCCATTCATGGAGGAGCCGGAACTATTACACCGTCTTCGATGACCCCGGCACTTGAAGTAAAGTATAAAACAGCCTTGAACAAGGCGTTGGAAATTGGTAGCAAAATTCTGGCTGATGGCGGTACTGCACTCGATGCTGTTCAGAAAACAGTAGAAGATCTGGAAGATACGCCTCTGTTTAATGCAGGAAAGGGATCTGTGTTTACAAAACATGGCAAACACGAAATGGATGCAGCTATTATGTGTGGTAAAACACTACAGGCCGGGGCTGTAGCCGGGGTGTATAGCCTTAAAAATCCTGTTTCATTGGCAAGAGCTATACTGGAGTATTCAGACCATGTATTTATGAGTGGCTATGGCGCCGAAGAATTTGCCCGTAAACAGCATCTGGTTTTCGAACCGGAAGAATACTTTTTTGATGCCCTTCGCTACAAACAATGGAGTGAGGTACGTGATTCTGATATGTTTATGCTGGACCACACAGCCGGAGATGAGAAATTTGGTACTGTAGGGGCTGTGGCATTAGACCAACATGGAAATGTAGCAGCTGCAACATCAACAGGAGGCATGACCAATAAGAACTATAACCGAATAGGCGATACACCGGTAATAGGCGCTGGTACTTATGCTAATAACTATACCTGTGCCATTTCCTGCACCGGTCACGGTGAGTTTTTTCTGAGAGCTGTGGTGGCTTACGATGTTTCCTGCTTAATGGAATATAAAGGCTATACTTTACAGCAGGCCTGCGACAAGGTAGTAATGGATAAACTGGTGAAACTAGGCGGGGAAGGTGGCTTAATAGCCGTTGATAACGCAGGTAATGTTGCCATGCCATTTAATTCTGCAGGAATGTACCGTGCCTGCAAGATCAATAACCTGGAACCGCTGGTAGCAATTTACAGAGAGGAAGTAGCGGTGGCAAGTCAAAAGCTATAA
- a CDS encoding DUF3127 domain-containing protein — MSFDIQGKLHEIFAENQVSDKFRKREFVLEIPDGSYTQYAKFQLTQDKCNLLDQFQKGQEVKVTFNLSGKPFVKNGETLYFTNLQAWRLEAANGGGNFGGAPASAPAQAPTFYSSDADNDLPF, encoded by the coding sequence ATGTCGTTTGATATCCAAGGAAAACTGCACGAAATTTTTGCGGAAAACCAGGTAAGTGATAAATTCAGAAAGCGCGAGTTTGTGCTCGAGATTCCGGATGGATCTTATACCCAGTACGCTAAGTTTCAGCTAACTCAGGATAAGTGCAACCTGCTAGACCAGTTCCAGAAAGGACAGGAAGTAAAGGTAACTTTTAATTTATCGGGTAAGCCATTTGTGAAGAACGGTGAAACCTTATACTTTACTAACCTGCAGGCCTGGAGACTTGAAGCTGCAAATGGTGGCGGTAACTTCGGCGGAGCTCCTGCTTCGGCACCTGCGCAGGCACCTACGTTCTATTCTTCTGATGCAGATAACGATTTACCTTTCTAA
- a CDS encoding AlbA family DNA-binding domain-containing protein has product MDELQRLIWQGENDQVDFKQRVTQPEKIARTMVSFANTRGGVILIGVKDNGIICGIDPEEEKHTLHLAANFYCDPPVALTYDELEVDHHTVLKVTIPESRHKPHFAKVKEDDWRGYVRVKDTSVQTSKMVDKVLQHESPVFERIPLDRHENAALEILQKQPRLTLKQYMKAANLSERRAHRILIKLVIHGYLRLHDKEKEDYYTLS; this is encoded by the coding sequence ATGGATGAACTCCAGCGCCTTATCTGGCAGGGCGAGAATGACCAGGTGGATTTTAAACAACGGGTTACCCAACCTGAAAAAATTGCCCGTACCATGGTGTCTTTTGCAAATACACGCGGGGGCGTAATACTGATCGGAGTTAAAGATAATGGTATCATTTGTGGCATAGACCCGGAAGAAGAAAAACATACCCTGCACCTGGCTGCCAATTTTTACTGCGATCCGCCAGTTGCGCTCACCTACGACGAACTGGAAGTTGACCACCATACCGTACTGAAGGTAACCATACCGGAGAGCCGGCATAAACCACACTTTGCTAAGGTAAAAGAAGACGACTGGCGTGGCTATGTGCGTGTAAAGGATACCAGCGTACAAACCAGCAAAATGGTAGACAAAGTGTTGCAGCACGAAAGCCCTGTTTTTGAACGGATTCCGCTGGACCGCCACGAAAACGCAGCCCTTGAAATATTACAGAAGCAGCCCCGCCTAACCCTGAAGCAGTATATGAAAGCAGCTAACCTATCGGAGCGGCGTGCCCATCGGATACTTATAAAGCTTGTAATACATGGTTACCTGCGCCTGCACGATAAAGAAAAGGAAGACTATTATACGTTAAGCTAA